One part of the Lycium ferocissimum isolate CSIRO_LF1 chromosome 8, AGI_CSIRO_Lferr_CH_V1, whole genome shotgun sequence genome encodes these proteins:
- the LOC132066900 gene encoding uncharacterized protein LOC132066900, whose product MEKGKQVFGSSSSSSSFTNDLFGPKEPSKTSLFGSVFGPQSTGLGRDSTHSAARGSPRIQDPGNHAKYGTSENGSQRSRGDISNKDKNSTLYQNETTEPCHLSSSIYYGGQDVYYPPTASPNTFKKDGEDDDQNGNNSNCASRGNWWQGSLYY is encoded by the exons ATGGAGAAGGGAAAGCAAGTgtttggttcatcttcatcttcatcgtCCTTTACAAACGATCTGTTTGGTCCAAAAGAGCCCTCAAAAACGTCGCTTTTTGGTTCCGTTTTTGGCCCACAGTCCACG GGACTTGGAAGGGATTCCACTCACTCCGCAGCTAGAGGTTCACCAAGAATCCAAGATCCAGGGAACCATGCAAAATATGGAACTTCAG AAAACGGGTCTCAAAGAAGCAGGGGAGACATCAGCAATAAGGACAAGAATTCCACATTGTATCAGAATGAAACAACAGAGCCATGCCATTTGAGCTCATCTATATACTATGGTGGCCAAGATGTTTATTATCCACCTACTGCCTCCCCCAATACT ttcaagaaagatggagaagaTGATGACCAAAATGGGAACAATTCAAACTGTGCTTCAAGAGGAAATTGGTGGCAGG GATCACTGTACTATTAA
- the LOC132068329 gene encoding 7-deoxyloganetic acid glucosyl transferase-like, which produces MDEQQPLPPHVLIFPLPLQGPVNSMFKLAQLLCFSGLHVTLLLTENIHNRLVLHTNISSRFDQFPGFQIKTISDGLPEDHPRERSKFLELFDSLKLKTKPLFKDMLTSGLFCSDGKRRPVSCIIADGVLGFTCDVADEIGLPIFCVRTISPCCLWIFFCLPKLIESGEYPFKDDDLDEPIKSVPGAETFLRRRDLPSYCRSGNLTDSSIQLYKTEGQENSRAYGLILNTFEELDGPILNQMRTICPNLYPIGPLHANLKNKLSEQKTAFGQSSNSLWPEDRSCINWLSNQLPKSVIYVSFGSIATMTNEQMMEFWYGLVNSGQRFLWVIRPDSVAGDDWKNKIPADLAEGTKERGYIVGWAPQEEVLAHPAVGGFWTHCGWNSIVESVYEGKPMVCWPYFMDQQVNSRFVEAVWRLGLDMKDTCDREIVEKMVKDLMVVRKDEFLERANHMSKLAKDCLREGGSSYSNFGRLVKDIKSFK; this is translated from the exons ATGGATGAACAACAACCTCTTCCTCCTCATGTACTCATCTTCCCCTTACCTTTACAAGGCCCTGTAAACTCCATGTTCAAACTTGCTCAACTCCTTTGTTTCTCAG GTCTGCACGTCACTCTTCTCCTCACTGAAAACATCCACAATCGCCTCGTTCTTCACACGAATATAAGTTCAAGATTTGACCAATTTCCTGGTTTTCAAATCAAGACTATTTCTGATGGACTTCCAGAAGATCACCCTCGTGAAAGAAGCAAGTTTTTGGAGCTCTTTGACTCTTTAAAGCTTAAAACAAAGCCTTTGTTTAAAGATATGTTGACTTCTGGTTTGTTCTGTTCTGATGGAAAAAGAAGGCCGGTTAGTTGTATTATTGCTGATGGAGTTTTGGgatttacttgtgatgttgctGATGAAATTGGTTTGCCGATTTTCTGTGTTCGAACTATTAGTCCGTGTTGTCTTTGGATCTTCTTTTGCCTTCCTAAGCTCATTGAATCTGGAGAATATCCGTTCAAAG ATGATGACTTGGATGAACCAATCAAGAGTGTGCCCGGAGCTGAAACATTTCTCCGGCGACGTGATCTACCGTCATATTGCCGATCAGGCAATCTGACAGACTCAAGTATCCAACTCTACAAAACAGAAGGTCAAGAAAATTCACGTGCTTATGGCCTAATACTCAACACATTCGAAGAACTAGATGGACCAATTCTCAATCAAATGCGAACTATTTGTCCAAATCTCTACCCCATTGGACCCCTCCATGCGAATCTGAAGAACAAACTATCTGAACAAAAAACTGCATTTGGTCAATCTTCAAACAGTTTATGGCCAGAAGACAGAAGTTGCATTAATTGGCTAAGCAATCAGCTACCGAAATCAGTGATTTACGTGAGCTTTGGGAGTATCGCAACAATGACGAATGAACAAATGATGGAGTTTTGGTACGGTTTGGTTAATAGTGGGCAAAGATTTTTGTGGGTGATTCGGCCGGATTCCGTCGCCGGTGATGACTGGAAAAACAAGATCCCGGCGGACTTAGCGGAGGGTACCAAAGAAAGAGGATATATTGTGGGGTGGGCCCCACAAGAGGAAGTATTGGCCCATCCTGCTGTGGGCGGGTTCTGGACTCACTGTGGATGGAATTCGATTGTGGAAAGTGTGTATGAAGGTAAGCCTATGGTTTGTTGGCCTTATTTTATGGACCAACAAGTGAATAGTAGGTTTGTGGAAGCAGTTTGGCGACTTGGGCTTGATATGAAGGATACATGTGATAGGGAAATTGTAGAGAAAATGGTGAAGGATTTGATGGTAGTGAGAAAAGATGAGTTCTTGGAAAGAGCAAATCATATGTCTAAATTAGCTAAGGATTGCTTGAGGGAAGGTGGATCATCTTATTCTAATTTTGGACGTCTTGTGAAGGACATTAAATCTTTTAAGTGA